ACAGCAGGCGGCCTTGGGCCCAGTCCCCTGTTCCGGGTTCACTTGCAGCTGCCCCGCTTCTGGGCATCGCCCTCTTTTCCTCTCTGCCTCACTTCACTCttcacctccctctctgtcttcATCCTGTCTCAATCTTCCCCATTTCCTTCTGTTGCCCCCACCTTATTTATTTTACATGCATCCATTATTTTCCTGTCGTGCTTTAATTCGTGTCCTTTAATCTGTAAAGAGTAAATCAGTCCCTAGGAAGGTGAAACTTTCTATTTCGTCCTTTAACACCAAGTTGTTTATTTTCAGGTTGCCTTCAATGTGGATGAAACAAGCAATATCGTCAAAGAGGTACATATTTCTCTAAGTTTTTTAAACGATTGATCTAGAAATGGTTGACCCATGAATTCTAGTCCTAACGTTGATTAGCacttcacatcaaagttgcagccaggcagcatctgtaggaagaggtgcagtcgacgtttcaggccgagacccttcgtcaagactaactgattAGCACTTATTTGTTTGAAGTAGAAAATGCCAGAAACGGTCAGCATGTCAAGTAACAGCTATGCAAGAATAATGAAAGTTAATGTCTCGAGTTGAAAACCTTTTGTCAGAACTGGAAGTGAAGACAGGTAGCTTTAAAGTTGCTGAGAGTAAGGAATTGATAGAGAGGAAGCTTCTCCAGAGGGTGCTGTGGTTACTCGGGCTTGGAGAACAATTAAGCTTTAAATAGACTCAATATCAAGTTAATCTGGATGGTTAGAGTGAGAATCTGAACAAAGAAACATTAAAGTTATGGAAAAACAATTGTGAATACAGAGGATGGAGAAAGTTACTAAATGCGAAACAGTAAGACAGGTGGGAGTAGTACTGGTAATGGAGAGGAAAACCTAAACTGGTATCACAGATTGACTGGTGAGTTGTGTGACTGACAAAGAACGTGAGCTACCTAAAGTTGTAAAACTTCACAGAAAACTGTATTGTCACCAAACGGAACATGTTTTTCTCCATGAGACGACCATCTGTTGGGTATGTCCTATTACTCTGTATTTTACTTCACAACAAGCCCCTCTTCATAGCTGTTATATTTCTGCAGGTTCTCTCTTACTGTTCCTAATAATCTTGTTTGTTAAAGTAATACTGACTTTACCTTATGGAGAAACTTATTTTGTCTACAAGCCTCTCCAACActtctctgcaacttactttctcctatatttAAGTTGGTATGGGTGGATCTTGGATCTGAAAGCTTTAatatttttctttccacagattatTTTTTGACCTGAGTATTTTGCAACATTTTATGCTTCtattccagatttccagtatatacagtttttaaaattttcatctgAAATTGAAAGTTTTTGCAGTTTCATCAGGATCGTTTATGGGCAGGAGAATCTGTAGGCAGACCAATCTTATTTTGTTGAATAATGTCTAGCCAGTCCTTCAGTGGGCATTCTTAGTCATGTTGTGTCTATGAGGCTGGGCCTTTTAGGGTTCTGTGTACACATTGTGCAAGTTCCTACTATAGTGTTATTGCAAACTAGTATTTTTTCTCTTTGAAATTTAATAATTTAGTTGTCTAATCATTTACAGCCATGCATAAAACATGTTAGCAGAAATATAGTTTAACTCTATAAATCTTAATTTCAGTGCATCGACAATATTATTGGAGGGGTTGATTATAATCACAACAAGATCAATCAGTGGACTGCTGCTGTGGTTGAACAATCCCTAATGCATTTGATTAAAATGGGAAAGCCATATAAATATATCGGTAAGTATTCTGTAATCATGTACTAGACTGTTAAGAGGGCATTGTCTGTTAACTTTACTTAAAAACATCGTGCTGATGCAGGGTACCATGTGAAACTGACCTTGTAGTTAAGGAGAGTtatttcccaccgctgtctgtaaggagtttggacattcttcccgtgaccgaaTGGGTTttttccggtttccttccacagtccaaagacataccaattggtaggttaattggtagtggtaaattgtcccgtgattaggctatggttaaattGGAGGTTGTTGGGCTGTGCGCTTGAAGGGCCTGATGTGTGTGGTGTCGCAATAAGTAAAAATCAAACATTATTCTTGCCAAACTTATAAATGAAGTTTTATATTTTGCATACATTTGAACTTGCTAGAATTTGAATATATTAAtaagtgattttttttattggcTGAATAGATTGGTAGGATGCAGTGAGGTGCATTGGCCATTGTTATTAACttttttagcaagacatttgaatGTTATGAATTTCCAGCTGATATGAATGATAGGCATGCCCTGTACAGGTTTCcctcgccatccgaaggtagagcattcctgtgaaacggttcgtaagccgaaatgtcgtaaagcgaagaagcaattaccatttatttatatgggaaaattttgtgagagttcgcagacccaaaaaaaataacctaccaaatcatgccaaataacacgtaaaacctaaaataacagtaacacatggtaaaagcaggaatggtatgataaatacacagcctatataaagtagaaatacttttccacaatcattactgcactgttctctgtagtgaaaatctcacgcaagcgccgtcggcagaaactctcacgcaagcgccgttggcaaaaacacgtgcaagcgctgtccagtaacctttaagctatgaagctgccaaatcgtaccaaataacacgtaaaaatacacagccgatataaagtaggaataatgtatgtacagtgtagtatcacttaccggagtcgggaagacagcgccgagcacactgatgatggtgtgttagactgagtcatcgcagtttgggtggtgcagtggcccccaccctccaggccactgaCCGAtccattgccgcgaagcatgcaggggtccagcggtagccgggaggcacacagcacatctttaagaaaactgagacaaacatgctaattaattaggtgccacctggcacgtaattgtcggcccagatcagtgttgatttccgattgcatcgtctctgatcagggccgacatttacatgtcggcggcatctaattaattagcatgtttatatcggcttttttcttaaagatgtgctgtgtgcctcctggctaccgctgcattctctgcgaatcagtatctgtccgtggcctgggggttggggtggtgggacactggggtgtcatctcgtcgcctgtttccatcagggcaggcagctcatcttcttctatctctgcctgcctcgatgtcgaaggtcgaggtttgtcgtctgatatagaaggcttgcttgactgctgagcctcgcgcatttttctatcacatagttctttgtaaggactcaaaccatcctgcaaatatcccctaaaccgacgtaccctttcaaaattagagTCGTAccttatcattactcattcggtttcaattgttatccttttttcttccaattgcatcagctcttcatctgtcagatcttggtcatgggatgccaaaacctcttcaacatcatgtttgtcagcttccacaagccaaactcactttgtccttacttcattcaccacgattgaaatgcttaattatgtctagttttacgctaagtgtaacacccttatgagctcttttaggcttttctgataccatagaactcatcttgcaaacggctgctcacaggcacgtgttaaagcaatgcagttccgaatctgggggagagcggctgctcggggtgcagccttttatcgcacgctgattttttttcgtaacagtgaaaacaccttctgaaagtgaaaacagggtactaatgtaggtctttcgtaacagtgaggtttcgtaaagcgaacattcgaaaagtgggggacacctgtacttgtACGGCATTTAAGCAGTTTATCATAAGAATTTCTAAAGGTTGTATGAAAGCTTTTTTTTCTACTGACAATTCAAGTGTGCTTCCTACAGTTGTCCTATattgaatgattttttttctttacaaGAAATCTTTGTTTAGCTCTAAGTAAATGCTGACATTGACCTTGGAAATTAATTAATGGAAATTGTAGAAGTCGGATTTCAAAGTCTAATGTTAACTTAGCTACACCTAATAAATGGGTTGCCGTCAACATTATTATTAGCAATTTCTTGGAGTAAACTACTTTTATAGTTAGTATATTCACGGTTATGTAGGCTAGAACTTGCTGATGGTGACGAGCTGTTTgtactgctttgagcacactttCTATTAATTCACAGATCCTTTGCTATTAACCGACACTCCCAAGTTGGTTGAGTAGCTTGTATGGTGGAAAATACTTAGTACAATATAACGTGATACGACTAATGCAAGTCCTGCCCATGAAACAACTGAAAATCTTTCATAGCCATCTAAGCTGTTTACCAGGTTGTCTTGTTTTGAAATCTCAGATATTGAAAAATTAAAACACTTTAGATGATAAACAGTTAACACAAGATGCAATGTTTGCTCTGAATAGTTGTAatcatacaacacaggaacagtccCTTTGCCTCATGGTTACCATGCTGACCATTGTGAACCATGTATGCGAATTGCATTTTCTATCACCAGCCCCATAGCCTTCTATCTCATGCTTCAAGTGCTCAACAAGACATTGAAATGTCTCTGGCTGCATTATTACTTTGAGGGAGTTAATTCCAGATTCCCATTGCTCTGTGTGGAGGGAGGAATCTCTCTTAAATATGTGTCCTCAAATGTAGATGTCGGTGGGAAGGATCGTATGACTATGGGTTCGTGGTACCAATGGCTAGCAAAAGCATGCTGTAATTATTGTAATGTTTCCAAATTGTCTAAAAATTCATCCCGACTAGGGTGACCAAAACCAGGAAAGATAGAGGCCATTCAGGacaaatgagaaggaatttcttcattaAAATTACACTATTTAATAGCATAGTAGAGAGTTGGTCACAGAGTAAACTTGAGATTGTAGCTATTTGGATAATCAGGGAATCAGTAAATGATGGGGATATTGTAGGAATATGGTGCTGAcgtaaatgatcagccatgatcctttAGAATGGTGGATCACATGTAACaagccaaatggccaacttctttTTCATGTTCTTGAAGAATTTGATATCAGACTTTTTAAATCTCAAATTCGAATCCCTGAATCAACTCTACATtatcaattttaaaatattgaattgaattattACCAATTGTCTTGCTCCTTGCAACCTTCTCTTCATTTGAAGGCATAGAGTTTCTGCTTCTGAACCACTAAGAATGTGcagaatcataaacatgagaaaatctgcagatgctggaaatccaaagcaacacacacacaatgccagAGGAACTGGGAGACCAGGCGGcatctgatgaagggcctcggtcaGAAACGTTgatcgtttactcttttccacagatgctgcctggcctgctgagttcctccggcatttggtgtgtgtgttgcataCGAATGTGCAGGTTCGATGGATGCAATCCTCACTGTAAATGCCagggagttgtcccaaataaattctCTAGGTTAAGCTATTAAACCAATGCCAGCAGTTCCAGAAGATCAGTTGCTTTGGTGCAATCACTAAGGGACATTATTGCCTTAGAATATAAACTTATCATGGAAGTTATCATTAGCTTAGTTTTTAAATATTAAGAACACTCTGGGAATGTGCTCCTTGTAACTGTAATTCTAATTTATTGGCAATCCTAGTGACCTGTGCAGTAATGCAGAAAAGTGGGGCTGGTCTCCATACAGCAAGTTCGTGTTACTGGGACAGCAGCACTGATGGTAAGTTTTTATCTTGGTATTTAATTTTTGCTACAAATCAGATTGAAAGAGAAATCAGTACCATAGTCAGTTAACAAATGCACCCCACTGACTTTCTAAAAGAAGCAGTGAATGAATGTTAGTTCTTTCGGAATCAGAAGATACGTACTACTCAATTGAGATCGCTTAATGGGAGCTGATGAATAAAACTTGGCAAGTATGACTGGGCCAAAGCAGTGGGAGTATGTAATTTATCACTTGATAATCAGTAAGTCAGGATTtgggcagttttttaaaaaaaaacaaacatgagGGCAATGCGACAGGGATGTACGTGGGTGGACGTAACCATAGACTTGATGGACTAAATGTCCTCACGTTTTTTGGAATTTTTTTGTTTGGAAACAAGGAAAAGATTCTGTGAATTGAAATGCTAGCATTGCAATTTAAGTAGCCCTGGCTTGTAACTGGAAACTGAAATGTTTGTAGCCTTAACTTCTGTCAGTGTCCATAGAGATATAATTGAGAACATAGAAAATTGGATTCTGGATCATGATCTCATTTACTTCGATATTACTTTTGACAGGCTAATGCGGAAGGTCAGTTTGAGGTTTCATTACAGAGGCATTCTGTGAGGCAGTGATATGTAGACCGTGTAAATTTGttcaaatattatttatttttgcaggAAGCTGCACTGTGAGATGGGAAAACAGAACCATGTATTGTGTCGTCAGCGTGTTTGCTGTCAGCATTATGCTGTGATGTAACGGGAGATCTTGTATGCATCACCTTTCCTAAATCCAAGTCTTAAAGAAGATGTACATAACAATAGCAAGACCACTGATTTGTGATACAGGACCGACATGTATATTGTGGTTAACTTATGATAGCATATACTGTACATGAATATAAATTAAAGCTGCAATCAGTTTCATAAGGCAGTATCTTGCTCAAGTTCTTGTGTTTCTAATGAATTTGTGACTCTTAAACTTCAAGCTTTTGTTACCAGCTGTAGCTTCTGTTTGTGTTATATCAGGAATTGGCAATTGTGCAGATTTGGTATACTAAATAATCGCATTTTCATAATTTCTTGGCATTTGAGGTTGAGTTGTGCAGTTTTAAAATGTATTCAAACAGCAGCTAGCCAATTCTAGTCAAATAACCTTTGCTTAATTGGCTCAGCTATGAACTCACTGAATTTGGACTCTTTCCTCTACTATGGAATAgaatttgcattttttaaaaaaagttgaaTATTTAGAGCCTGATGTTTCCTCAAAATTTTAACAATCATATCTCTCACTGGTGGATGTGGTGTGATTGCAACatataagaaaagtttggataaatacGTGGATCAGAGAGGTATGTGGCAGATGGGTCaagacagaataacagttcagcatggagtagatgggctgaatggcttctttctgtgctgtagtgctctctgactctatattCAATATAAAATACTTTATTATTGCAGCAATAAATTAGCTGCGTGTTTATGACAAAAAAATGAAGTTTCAAGTTTGACTGTTGACAATATAAAACTTGCTATTTGAATGGAGTAGGTGTTTAGAAATATCCTAGGATTCTTCAAGCAATATTTAATCACTGATAACTGACTACAGCTGATCGATCTTGACAGGTACAAGAGACCAGTGTAAAAGCTGCCTATGTTCAATCACTAACCAGTCAGTCCCAATACTTTTGCAGGCTAAGTTGGATTTGTAGCCCTGTATTGGTGAATTAGCATTAAACAggatattgcttatttatatacCTGAAATATCAAAAATGTCATGATACATATACACTCTCAGAGTATAATTACATAAACTTGTCTAATTACATAACTTTTTCCAAAAGGAATCTGTTTAAACTAACTTAGTTGCAAAACTGATGTTTACTTTTAGCAAAGTGACTAAAGGAGATTAAGTGTGCTCCATTTATAAGAGTTATATTCAATAAAATATTGAATGAGGTAAGGTCTGCAACTTAACCAGTTCAATTTAGGTTCAAATTTGGGTTAAATATGTTCAAAATTTGGAGCACTTGGTTGTT
This genomic stretch from Mobula birostris isolate sMobBir1 chromosome 6, sMobBir1.hap1, whole genome shotgun sequence harbors:
- the dynlt3 gene encoding dynein light chain Tctex-type 3 isoform X1, coding for MDDFQAADDVAFNVDETSNIVKECIDNIIGGVDYNHNKINQWTAAVVEQSLMHLIKMGKPYKYIVTCAVMQKSGAGLHTASSCYWDSSTDGSCTVRWENRTMYCVVSVFAVSIML
- the dynlt3 gene encoding dynein light chain Tctex-type 3 isoform X2 produces the protein MDDFQAADDVAFNVDETSNIVKECIDNIIGGVDYNHNKINQWTAAVVEQSLMHLIKMGKPYKYIVTCAVMQKSGAGLHTASSCYWDSSTDENFIEEFCKAGKKGFR